CGCAGCGGCGTCGAGACGAAGGTGTAGATCTGCTGGGTAAAGGCGAACAACCCGGCAAAGATGATGAAGATGGCCGCTACGCAACGCAGCAGGCGGGTACGCAACTCGGTGAGGTGCGAGACCAGCGGCATATGCTGGTCGTTTTCCGGTTTATCAGCGCTCATGGGGCTCGCGGCGGCAATGTGGGGTCATGGGGCGCGGGCGACGCAACGGGCGTCGGCGCAGGCTCGGTGGGGGCGGGTGCGGCGGGCTTCGCGTCGGCGATGGGCGCAGGGGCGATACGTTGCTCGGCCACGGGCTCAACCGGTTTGGCAGGCTCCTGCACCGGTGAAAGAATCTTCCGCGTTTCCTGTTCCAACGACAAAATATGCTCGTTGTGCAGCTGCCGGCGAATTTCGTCGGCGCCGATTTCCCGTTCAACTTCCTGTTTGATCGCATTGAAACTGCGTTTCAGGCGCCCGATCCACAGGCCGGCCGTGCGCGCGGCACCGGGCAGGCGTTCGGGCCCCAATACCAGCAGGGCCACGAGGCCGACGAGCAGCAGTTCAGAGAAGCTGATACCAAACATTAGTCAGTGCTCACGAGTCTTTGCGGGTCGGCTCTTGGACTTTCTCAGCCTGCACGTCGAAGGTCCGACGCTCGGTGATCGGCTGGGCGGCCTGCGGGTGCACCGGCTGTGCGGGCGGCACTGGATTGGCGGCCGGGTCAGCCGGCTTTTCGTCGTCATTCATGGCTTTGCGAAAGCCCTTGATCGACTCGCCGACGTCAGTGCCCAGATTCTTGAGTTTCTTGGTGCCGAACACCAGTACGACCACTACCAGAATGACGATCCAGTGTTTCCAGTCAAAAATGCCCATGCTGCAAATCCTCGAGTCTTAGTTATTCAAGCGGACGGGCGTGATGCCTTCTCGGCATGCCCGGACAAGCCGAAGCGACGGTCCAGTTCATCGAGCACGGCCTGCGGATGCTGCCCCAGCTGGGCGAGCATGACCAGGCTGTGGAACCACAGGTCGGCGGTTTCGTAGATTACATCGCTGCAGTCTCCGCTGATTTGCGCGTCCTTGGCGGCGATGATGGTCTCGACGGATTCTTCGCCGAGTTTTTCCAGGATCTTGTTCAAACCCTTGTGGTACAGGCTGGCGACGTAGGAGCTGTCGGCGTCCGCGCCTTTGCGGTCTTCCAGCACCTGGGCCACGCGGTTCAGGGTATCGCTCATGTCAGTGTCCTGCCGAATAGATGGCGTGCGGGTCTTTGAGCACCGGCTCCACAACCTTCCATTCGCCGTTCTCGAACACACGATAGAAGCAGCTGTGACGGCCGGTGTGGCAAGCGATACCGCCGATCTGTTCGACCATCAGGATCACCACGTCGGCGTCGCAGTCCAGGCGCATTTCGTGCAGGGTCTGCACATGCCCGGACTCTTCGCCCTTGCGCCACAGTTTGCCACGCGAACGTGACCAGTAAATGGCGCGCTGCTCAGTGGCGGTGAGGCTCAGGGCCTCGCGGTTCATCCAGGCCATCATCAGCACGCGCCCGGTCTTGTAGTCCTGGGCAATGGCCGGCACCAGGCCGTCACTGTCCCATTTGATCTCGTCCAGCCAGTCTTTCATGTTCGGCTCCGGCAATTTGCGACAGTGTATAACCGGATTGGCTATCGGCGCACGATCAGATAAACACCCACGGCAACCATGACGCCCGCCGGCCAGTGACCCAGTTGGTTCAGCGGGCCGCCGAGGGCCAGCATCACGCCGCCCACCAGGTGCGCGGCGCCCAGCAGGCGCAGGAACCAGTCGTCCTTGCGCTTGCGCCACGGTGGCTCGGGGTCCTTGGCGTGGGGCTGGGACATACGTTCCAGCAGGTCGCGGGTCATGCTGGCCAAGTGCGGCAGTTGTTCCATCTGGCTGTGCAGGTTGCCCAGCATGGTTTTCGGGCTCATCCGTTCACGCATCCAACGTTCCAGGAACGGTTGGGCGGTGCTCCAGAGGTCGAGGTCCGGGTACAACTGGCGACCCAGGCCCTCGATGTTCAACAGGGTTTTTTGCAACAGCACCAACTGCGGCTGCACTTCCATGTTGAAGCGTCGTGCGGTCTGGAACAGGCGCATCAGCACCTGGCCGAAGGAAATATCCTTTAACGGTTTTTCAAAGATCGGCTCGCACACGGTGCGGATCGCCGCTTCGAATTCGTTGAGCTTGGTTTCCGCCGGCACCCAGCCTGAATCGATGTGCAACTGCGCCACGCGGCGATAGTCTCGCTTGAAGAAGGCGAACAGGTTGCGCGCCAAGTAGTCCTGGTCTTCCGGGGTCAGGCTGCCGACGATGCCGCAGTCGATCGCAATGTACTGCGGGCTCCACGGGTTGACGGTGCTGACGAAGATGTTGCCCGGGTGCATGTCGGCGTGGAAGAAGCTGTCACGGAACACCTGGGTGAAGAAGATCTCCACGCCACGCTCGGCGAGCATCTTCATGTCGGTGCGCTGGTCGGCGAGAGTCGCCAGGTCAGTGACCTGCACGCCGTAGATGCGCTCCATCACCAGCACTTTCGGACGGCACCAGTCCCAATAGACTTGCGGCACGTACAGCAGTTGCGAGCCTTCGAAGTTACGCTTGAGCTGGCTGGCGTTGGCGGCTTCGCGCAGCAGGTCGAGTTCGTCGTAGATGGTTTTTTCGTAGTCGGCGACCACGTCCACCGGGTGCAGCAGGCGCGCATCCGCCGAGAACCGCTCGGCGGCGCGGGCCAGGATGAACAGCCACGCCAGGTCCTGGCCGATTATCGGTTTGAGGCCTGGGCGAATCACCTTCACCACCACTTCTTCGCCGGTCTTGAGCTGCGCCGCGTGCACCTGTGCGACCGAGGCCGAGGCCAGCGGTTCGACGTCGAAACGGCTGAACACTTCGCTGATCTTCTTGCCCAGCTGCGCTTCGATAAGTTTCATCGATTGCTGGGAATCGAACGGCGGCACGCGATCCTGCAGCAGCATCAGCTCGTCGGCGATGTCTTCGGGCAATAGATCGCGGCGGGTCGAGAGGATCTGCCCGAACTTGATGAAGATCGGCCCCAGATCCTGCAAGGCCAGGCGCAGGCGCGCGCCACGGCTCAGCTCGAGCTTTTTGCGCGGCAGCCAGCGCCACGGCAGCACATAGCGTACCGCCAGCAGGAACCACGGCAGGGGCAGGGCGAACAGCAAGTCATCGAGGCGGTAGCGGATTACGACGCGCTGGATACGAAACAAACGGCGGACGGCGAGCAGCTTCATGCGTTATCGCTTGGATCAAGGGAACGGTTCAGGCGCTCGAAGCGGGCCTCAAGGCGTTCCAGGTCGA
Above is a genomic segment from Pseudomonas azadiae containing:
- the tatB gene encoding Sec-independent protein translocase protein TatB — encoded protein: MFGISFSELLLVGLVALLVLGPERLPGAARTAGLWIGRLKRSFNAIKQEVEREIGADEIRRQLHNEHILSLEQETRKILSPVQEPAKPVEPVAEQRIAPAPIADAKPAAPAPTEPAPTPVASPAPHDPTLPPRAP
- a CDS encoding twin-arginine translocase TatA/TatE family subunit; amino-acid sequence: MGIFDWKHWIVILVVVVLVFGTKKLKNLGTDVGESIKGFRKAMNDDEKPADPAANPVPPAQPVHPQAAQPITERRTFDVQAEKVQEPTRKDS
- a CDS encoding phosphoribosyl-ATP diphosphatase, which codes for MSDTLNRVAQVLEDRKGADADSSYVASLYHKGLNKILEKLGEESVETIIAAKDAQISGDCSDVIYETADLWFHSLVMLAQLGQHPQAVLDELDRRFGLSGHAEKASRPSA
- the hisI gene encoding phosphoribosyl-AMP cyclohydrolase; its protein translation is MKDWLDEIKWDSDGLVPAIAQDYKTGRVLMMAWMNREALSLTATEQRAIYWSRSRGKLWRKGEESGHVQTLHEMRLDCDADVVILMVEQIGGIACHTGRHSCFYRVFENGEWKVVEPVLKDPHAIYSAGH
- the ubiB gene encoding ubiquinone biosynthesis regulatory protein kinase UbiB, giving the protein MKLLAVRRLFRIQRVVIRYRLDDLLFALPLPWFLLAVRYVLPWRWLPRKKLELSRGARLRLALQDLGPIFIKFGQILSTRRDLLPEDIADELMLLQDRVPPFDSQQSMKLIEAQLGKKISEVFSRFDVEPLASASVAQVHAAQLKTGEEVVVKVIRPGLKPIIGQDLAWLFILARAAERFSADARLLHPVDVVADYEKTIYDELDLLREAANASQLKRNFEGSQLLYVPQVYWDWCRPKVLVMERIYGVQVTDLATLADQRTDMKMLAERGVEIFFTQVFRDSFFHADMHPGNIFVSTVNPWSPQYIAIDCGIVGSLTPEDQDYLARNLFAFFKRDYRRVAQLHIDSGWVPAETKLNEFEAAIRTVCEPIFEKPLKDISFGQVLMRLFQTARRFNMEVQPQLVLLQKTLLNIEGLGRQLYPDLDLWSTAQPFLERWMRERMSPKTMLGNLHSQMEQLPHLASMTRDLLERMSQPHAKDPEPPWRKRKDDWFLRLLGAAHLVGGVMLALGGPLNQLGHWPAGVMVAVGVYLIVRR